In Aureibaculum algae, the following are encoded in one genomic region:
- a CDS encoding aminotransferase class V-fold PLP-dependent enzyme: MFDIEKIRADFPILKRKVNGYPLVYLDNAATSQTPQLVIDSIVDYYSNYNANIHRGVHTLSQEATDAYEQARQKIRHHFNAEHAHEIIFTSGTTHGINLVANGFSSILKTGDEIIVSALEHHSNIVPWQMLCERTGAVLKVIPMNMEGELIMDAYDNLLSENTKLVFVNHISNALGTINPIKEIIQKAHDVGAAVLIDGAQATPHIKADLQALDVDFYVASAHKMCGPTGAGFLYGKEDWLNKLPPYQGGGEMIAEVSFEKTTYAGLPHKFEAGTPNICGGIAFGIAIDYMNAIGFDNIANYENELLKYATDKLLEIDGLKIYGPDVSGAKTSVISFNIEGIHPYDIGSIVDKLGVAVRTGHHCAQPIMDFFKIPGTVRASFAFYNTKEEVDTLVVAVKRAKGMLS; this comes from the coding sequence ATGTTTGATATTGAAAAAATAAGAGCGGATTTTCCTATTCTAAAACGAAAAGTTAACGGTTACCCGTTAGTATATTTAGACAATGCAGCTACGTCTCAAACACCTCAACTTGTAATTGATTCCATTGTAGATTATTATAGCAATTACAATGCTAACATCCACCGCGGGGTGCATACATTGAGCCAAGAAGCAACTGATGCTTACGAACAGGCTCGTCAGAAAATACGGCATCATTTTAATGCCGAACATGCCCATGAAATTATTTTTACTTCAGGTACAACACATGGCATTAATTTAGTAGCAAATGGATTTTCTTCAATTTTAAAAACAGGAGATGAGATTATTGTATCTGCGTTGGAACATCATTCCAATATTGTGCCTTGGCAAATGCTTTGCGAACGTACGGGAGCTGTTTTAAAAGTAATTCCCATGAATATGGAAGGGGAATTAATAATGGATGCCTACGACAATTTACTTTCAGAAAATACCAAATTAGTCTTTGTAAATCATATTTCTAATGCATTGGGTACCATAAACCCGATAAAAGAAATCATACAAAAAGCCCACGATGTGGGTGCGGCAGTTTTAATAGACGGAGCACAGGCAACCCCGCATATAAAAGCAGATTTACAAGCTTTAGATGTTGATTTCTATGTAGCTTCTGCCCATAAAATGTGTGGACCAACAGGTGCTGGTTTTTTATATGGAAAAGAAGACTGGCTAAATAAATTACCACCTTACCAAGGTGGTGGTGAAATGATTGCTGAAGTTTCTTTTGAAAAAACAACCTATGCGGGCTTACCTCATAAATTTGAAGCAGGTACACCCAACATTTGTGGTGGTATTGCTTTTGGTATAGCTATTGACTATATGAATGCTATTGGTTTTGACAATATTGCCAATTATGAAAATGAATTATTAAAATACGCCACCGATAAACTTTTAGAGATCGATGGACTAAAAATTTACGGCCCCGACGTTTCGGGAGCCAAAACTTCCGTTATTTCCTTTAATATTGAAGGAATTCATCCTTATGATATTGGCTCAATAGTCGATAAACTAGGTGTTGCTGTGCGTACGGGTCATCATTGTGCACAGCCTATTATGGATTTTTTCAAAATTCCAGGAACAGTACGTGCCTCTTTTGCTTTTTATAATACCAAAGAAGAAGTTGACACGCTGGTTGTTGCTGTGAAACGAGCTAAAGGGATGTTGAGTTAA
- a CDS encoding acyl carrier protein, whose product MSDIASRVKAIIVDKLGVDENEVTNEANFTNDLGADSLDTVELIMEFEKEFDIQIPDDQAENIGTVGQAISYIEEAKK is encoded by the coding sequence ATGTCAGACATTGCATCAAGAGTAAAGGCTATTATCGTTGACAAACTAGGCGTTGACGAGAATGAAGTAACTAATGAAGCTAACTTTACTAACGATTTAGGAGCAGATTCTTTAGATACTGTAGAGTTAATTATGGAATTTGAAAAAGAATTTGATATTCAAATCCCAGACGATCAAGCAGAAAATATCGGAACTGTAGGTCAAGCAATCAGCTATATAGAAGAAGCTAAAAAGTAA
- the rnc gene encoding ribonuclease III, with amino-acid sequence MSFISNILKSRSEQDEKFLATIRKILGFRPNDLKYYRKAFTHSSVKKKTEKGIPLNYERLEFLGDAILSSTIALYLFKEIPAGSEGDLTQLRSKIVSREHLNEIGRDLALINLIDSNVPKKNFGDNVHGNMFESLVGAVYIDKGHEACQKFINRTVIEPYVDIERLEGKITSYKSVLIEWCQKVKKHINYEVYEDTGNDTIKHFSVKLFVDNKILAKGRATSKKKAEEIASKRAYFRLQDVISL; translated from the coding sequence ATGAGTTTTATTAGCAACATCTTAAAATCTCGCTCTGAACAGGACGAGAAGTTTTTGGCTACAATAAGAAAAATTCTAGGTTTTAGACCGAATGATCTGAAATACTATAGAAAAGCATTCACACACAGTTCTGTTAAAAAAAAGACGGAAAAAGGAATCCCTTTAAATTACGAAAGATTAGAATTTTTAGGAGATGCCATTTTAAGCTCAACAATAGCATTATACTTATTTAAAGAAATTCCTGCAGGTTCTGAAGGAGACCTTACTCAATTACGTTCTAAAATTGTAAGCCGTGAACACTTAAATGAAATTGGAAGAGACTTAGCCTTAATTAATTTAATTGACAGTAATGTACCCAAGAAGAATTTTGGAGACAATGTACATGGTAACATGTTTGAGTCATTAGTTGGGGCTGTTTATATTGATAAAGGGCATGAAGCTTGTCAAAAATTTATTAATAGAACCGTAATTGAACCATATGTTGATATTGAGCGGTTAGAAGGCAAAATTACCAGTTACAAAAGTGTACTTATAGAATGGTGTCAGAAAGTTAAAAAACATATTAATTATGAAGTTTATGAGGACACCGGAAATGATACTATTAAACACTTTAGTGTAAAGTTATTTGTAGACAATAAGATTTTAGCAAAAGGAAGAGCAACATCTAAGAAAAAAGCAGAAGAAATAGCATCTAAACGTGCATATTTTAGATTACAAGACGTAATTTCATTATAA
- a CDS encoding ABC transporter permease has product MKRLGYIIQKEFKQIFRNKSMLPIIFVMPLIQLLILANAATFDVKNIKFGYIDYDHSSTSRALIEKFHASTYFNVVANYPSQKLANESMQKGNVDVLLEIPSYFERDLQNEKFNNLGVTINAIDGAAAGVENVYVTQIIQSFNKKLMIDLMQASDQSQVQPVNITTIPSFWYNKTLNYKTFMVPGILVLLVTMITLFLSGMNIVREKEIGTLEQINVTPIKKSQFIIGKLFPFWIIGLALLTVGLIISKLVFNVPMVGSLALMYFYTSIYILVVLGIGLFISNFTDTQQQAMFIAWFFMVIFILMSGLFTPIESMPKWAQYLTEFNPIKYFVEVMRMVMLKGSGFIDIVPQLSKTLLYAIVMNGLAVWSYKKTN; this is encoded by the coding sequence ATGAAGCGATTAGGTTATATCATACAAAAAGAATTCAAACAGATTTTTAGAAACAAGTCTATGTTGCCTATTATTTTTGTTATGCCATTAATTCAACTGCTAATATTAGCCAACGCAGCTACTTTTGATGTAAAAAACATCAAATTCGGATATATTGATTACGATCACAGTTCAACATCACGAGCCTTAATTGAAAAATTTCATGCTTCTACCTATTTTAATGTGGTTGCCAATTATCCATCACAAAAATTAGCAAATGAGTCCATGCAAAAAGGTAATGTTGATGTGCTATTAGAAATTCCCTCCTATTTTGAACGCGATTTACAAAACGAAAAATTCAATAATTTAGGTGTCACCATAAATGCCATTGATGGAGCGGCCGCTGGTGTAGAAAATGTATATGTAACTCAAATCATTCAAAGTTTCAATAAGAAGCTTATGATCGATTTAATGCAAGCATCTGATCAGTCTCAAGTGCAACCCGTCAATATTACGACCATACCTTCTTTTTGGTATAACAAAACCTTGAATTACAAAACCTTTATGGTTCCTGGTATTTTAGTGCTTTTGGTTACTATGATTACACTTTTTCTTTCGGGAATGAATATTGTTCGAGAAAAAGAAATTGGCACATTAGAGCAAATTAATGTCACACCCATAAAAAAAAGCCAGTTTATTATTGGTAAACTTTTCCCTTTTTGGATTATAGGTTTGGCTTTGTTAACGGTTGGACTAATTATTTCAAAACTTGTATTTAATGTTCCTATGGTTGGTAGTTTGGCATTAATGTATTTTTACACTTCCATTTATATTTTAGTTGTTTTAGGGATTGGTTTATTCATTTCAAACTTTACAGATACACAACAACAAGCTATGTTTATTGCATGGTTTTTTATGGTCATTTTTATTTTAATGAGTGGCTTGTTTACGCCTATTGAAAGCATGCCAAAATGGGCACAATACCTTACGGAATTTAACCCTATAAAATACTTTGTAGAAGTAATGCGTATGGTAATGTTAAAAGGTTCTGGTTTTATAGATATTGTTCCACAACTCTCCAAAACACTTCTCTATGCCATTGTTATGAATGGGTTGGCGGTTTGGAGTTATAAAAAAACCAACTAA
- the purN gene encoding phosphoribosylglycinamide formyltransferase: MKRIVILASGSGTNAENIIKYFQKSNVIAITQVLSNKKDAKVLERAKRLNVSSASFDRDAFYKSDKVLDILKTEADYIVLAGFLWKIPENIIEAFANKIINIHPALLPKYGGKGMYGDNVHKSVVANKEDETGITIHFVNENYDEGAIIFQAKVKVEATDTFEDVAKKVHQLEYEHFPTIIEEVITKG, translated from the coding sequence ATGAAAAGAATTGTTATTTTGGCCTCAGGCTCCGGAACCAATGCCGAGAATATTATCAAGTATTTTCAAAAAAGTAATGTTATTGCTATAACACAAGTGCTGTCAAACAAGAAGGATGCCAAAGTTTTGGAAAGGGCTAAAAGATTGAATGTCAGTAGTGCTAGTTTTGATCGAGATGCATTTTATAAATCAGATAAGGTTTTAGATATTTTAAAAACAGAAGCAGACTATATCGTTTTGGCTGGGTTTTTATGGAAAATTCCTGAAAATATTATTGAAGCTTTCGCGAATAAAATCATAAATATTCACCCCGCATTATTACCCAAATATGGAGGGAAAGGAATGTATGGAGATAATGTACATAAATCAGTTGTTGCAAACAAAGAAGATGAAACTGGAATAACCATTCATTTTGTAAATGAAAATTATGATGAAGGTGCCATTATTTTTCAGGCGAAAGTTAAAGTCGAAGCAACTGATACTTTTGAAGATGTTGCTAAAAAGGTACATCAATTAGAATATGAACATTTTCCGACAATAATTGAAGAAGTTATCACTAAAGGATAA
- the fabF gene encoding beta-ketoacyl-ACP synthase II, producing MELKRVVVTGLGALTPIGNTVDAYWNSLVNGVSGAAPITHFDATKFKTQFACEIKNFNPTDFFDRKEARKMDKFTQYAMVASDEAILDSGLDLETLNKERVGVIWGAGIGGLETFQNEVLNFGSGDGTPRFNPFFIPKMIADIAPGNISIKYGFMGPNYTTVSACASSANAMFDALNYIRLGHCDVIVTGGSEAAVTMAGMGGFNAMHALSTRNDSPETASRPFDATRDGFVLGEGAGAIVLEEYEYAKARGAKIYAELIGGGLSSDAYHMTAPHPEGRGVIVVMKNCLENSGLKPEDVDAINTHGTSTPLGDVAELKAIKEVFGEHAKNININSTKSMTGHLLGAAGAIEAISSILSIKHGIVPPTINHTTVDENIDPSLNLTLNKAQKRDVKVVMSNTFGFGGHNACVVFKKLDA from the coding sequence ATGGAATTAAAACGAGTAGTTGTAACCGGACTAGGGGCTTTAACACCAATTGGTAATACCGTTGACGCTTACTGGAATAGTTTAGTAAACGGCGTTAGTGGTGCAGCACCTATTACCCATTTTGACGCAACCAAGTTTAAAACTCAGTTTGCATGTGAAATCAAAAATTTTAATCCTACTGACTTTTTTGACAGAAAGGAGGCACGTAAAATGGATAAGTTTACCCAGTATGCTATGGTAGCCTCTGACGAAGCTATTTTAGATTCAGGATTAGACTTAGAAACCTTAAACAAAGAACGCGTAGGCGTAATTTGGGGAGCAGGTATTGGAGGCCTCGAAACTTTTCAAAATGAAGTTTTAAATTTTGGAAGTGGAGATGGTACGCCAAGATTCAACCCTTTCTTTATCCCTAAAATGATTGCCGATATTGCCCCAGGTAATATCTCAATCAAATATGGATTTATGGGACCCAACTATACAACTGTTTCAGCTTGTGCATCTTCTGCAAATGCGATGTTCGATGCCTTGAATTACATCCGTTTAGGACATTGTGATGTAATTGTTACTGGTGGTAGTGAAGCTGCTGTAACTATGGCAGGAATGGGTGGTTTTAACGCCATGCACGCATTATCAACAAGAAATGATAGTCCAGAAACAGCTTCAAGACCTTTTGACGCCACTAGAGATGGCTTTGTATTAGGAGAAGGTGCTGGGGCAATTGTTTTGGAAGAATATGAATATGCAAAAGCAAGAGGAGCAAAAATTTACGCTGAACTTATTGGTGGAGGTTTATCTTCCGATGCTTATCATATGACAGCACCTCATCCGGAAGGAAGAGGCGTAATTGTTGTGATGAAAAATTGCTTGGAAAACTCAGGTTTAAAACCTGAAGACGTTGACGCTATTAACACACATGGTACTTCTACTCCATTGGGCGATGTAGCAGAACTTAAGGCTATAAAAGAAGTTTTTGGAGAACATGCTAAAAACATTAACATCAACTCAACCAAGTCCATGACTGGGCATTTATTGGGTGCTGCTGGTGCTATTGAAGCTATTTCCTCAATATTATCTATAAAGCATGGTATTGTTCCTCCAACAATCAATCATACTACTGTAGATGAAAATATTGACCCAAGCCTTAACTTAACACTTAACAAAGCTCAAAAAAGAGATGTTAAAGTGGTTATGAGTAATACCTTTGGATTTGGAGGACATAATGCATGTGTAGTTTTCAAGAAGCTAGACGCTTAA
- a CDS encoding ABC transporter ATP-binding protein, producing the protein MQENNVIQVKELTKKFGDFTAVNAITFDVKKGEIFGFLGANGAGKTTAMKMLIGISNPTSGEANVADFNVFTNAEDVKKNIGYMSQKFALYDDLTVKENITFFGGIYGLSRKRIKEKSNALIKELGLEKIANHLVGSLPLGWKQKIAFSVALLHEPKIVFLDEPTGGVDPITRRQFWEMIYKASHEGTTIFVTTHYMDEAEYCDRVSIMVNGKIEALDTPKRLKEQFNSKSMNDVFLKLARG; encoded by the coding sequence ATGCAAGAAAATAACGTCATACAAGTAAAAGAATTGACAAAAAAATTTGGAGATTTCACCGCCGTAAATGCCATAACATTTGACGTAAAAAAAGGTGAAATATTTGGGTTTCTAGGAGCAAATGGTGCGGGTAAAACCACCGCAATGAAAATGCTAATTGGTATTTCAAACCCTACTTCTGGAGAAGCAAACGTCGCCGATTTTAACGTTTTTACGAATGCAGAAGATGTTAAAAAAAATATTGGCTATATGAGTCAAAAATTTGCCTTGTACGACGATTTAACCGTTAAAGAAAACATCACTTTTTTTGGTGGTATTTATGGTTTATCTAGAAAAAGGATCAAAGAAAAATCAAATGCATTAATTAAAGAATTAGGTTTAGAAAAAATTGCCAATCATTTAGTAGGTTCCCTACCCTTAGGCTGGAAACAAAAAATAGCTTTTTCAGTCGCCTTATTACACGAACCAAAAATTGTGTTTTTAGACGAACCAACAGGAGGTGTAGATCCTATTACCAGAAGGCAATTTTGGGAAATGATTTATAAAGCATCCCATGAAGGCACCACTATTTTTGTAACTACACATTATATGGATGAGGCTGAATATTGCGATAGAGTATCCATTATGGTTAATGGTAAAATAGAAGCGTTAGACACTCCAAAAAGACTAAAAGAACAATTTAATTCAAAAAGCATGAATGATGTGTTTTTAAAATTAGCTAGAGGATGA
- a CDS encoding ribonuclease H1 domain-containing protein, with protein sequence MAKKKFYVVWKGKKTGVFTSWNTCKKQIDGFAGAQYKSFASKEAAEKAIKGNYEDYKGKDTKKVILSAAELKQIGKPIVPSISVDAACSGNPGKMEYRGVETNSKSQLFIQGPFEKGTNNIGEFLALVHGLGYLKQKKINLPIYSDSRIAMSWVKKGQCRTNLQITDENKPLFDMIKRAEKWLKENTYTTPILKWETKAWGEIPADFGRK encoded by the coding sequence ATGGCTAAAAAGAAGTTTTACGTAGTGTGGAAAGGAAAGAAAACAGGCGTTTTCACCTCATGGAATACGTGTAAAAAACAAATTGATGGTTTTGCAGGAGCTCAATATAAATCCTTTGCTTCTAAAGAGGCGGCAGAAAAAGCCATTAAAGGAAATTATGAAGACTATAAAGGGAAGGATACGAAAAAAGTAATACTCTCAGCAGCGGAATTAAAACAAATTGGGAAGCCAATTGTGCCCTCTATCTCAGTTGATGCAGCTTGTAGTGGAAATCCTGGAAAAATGGAGTACAGAGGCGTAGAAACGAATTCAAAGTCTCAATTATTTATTCAAGGCCCGTTTGAAAAAGGCACCAATAATATTGGTGAATTTTTAGCTTTGGTACACGGTTTGGGCTATTTAAAACAAAAAAAGATTAATTTACCCATTTACTCTGACTCTAGAATCGCCATGAGTTGGGTTAAAAAAGGACAATGCCGCACCAATTTGCAAATTACCGACGAAAATAAACCTTTATTCGACATGATTAAACGTGCCGAAAAGTGGTTAAAAGAAAATACCTATACCACACCTATTTTAAAATGGGAAACCAAAGCTTGGGGTGAAATTCCTGCCGATTTTGGAAGGAAATAG
- a CDS encoding ABC transporter permease: MKRFIGFIKKEFYHIFRDKRSLFILFGMPIAQILLFGFAITNEINNVDIAILDHSKDVTTKEIIHKISASNYFSIHQFLEKESDIESVFKKGKVKAVLNFEKDFSKNLIKNNHSTIQVITDATDPNTANTISNYVNAILQSYLKEQNNNSTMAYQITPQTHMVYNPELKSVYMFVPGVMTIILMLVSAMMTSISITREKELGTMEILLVSPLKPFQVIIGKVFPYIFLSIINAVIIIVLSIFIFKMPVQGSLFLLGVESVIFIITSLALGILISTISATQQTAMMISLMGLMLPVILLSGFIFPVSSMPVPLQVISNIIPAKWFIIIIKGIMLKGVGLQFIWKETLILLGMTVFFIGLSIKKYKIRLE, encoded by the coding sequence ATGAAAAGATTTATAGGCTTTATAAAAAAAGAATTCTACCATATCTTTAGAGATAAGCGTTCGTTATTCATCCTTTTCGGCATGCCTATTGCTCAAATATTGCTATTCGGGTTTGCTATCACAAATGAAATTAACAATGTTGATATCGCTATTTTAGACCACTCAAAAGATGTAACAACAAAAGAAATCATCCATAAAATTTCTGCTTCAAATTATTTTAGTATCCATCAATTTCTTGAAAAAGAATCAGATATTGAATCCGTTTTTAAAAAAGGTAAAGTTAAAGCAGTATTAAATTTCGAAAAAGATTTCAGTAAGAATCTAATTAAAAATAACCATTCAACCATTCAAGTTATTACTGATGCTACGGACCCCAACACCGCCAATACAATTAGTAATTATGTAAATGCCATTCTTCAAAGTTACCTAAAAGAACAGAACAATAATAGTACAATGGCTTATCAAATTACACCTCAAACACACATGGTCTATAATCCAGAATTAAAAAGTGTGTACATGTTTGTACCTGGTGTAATGACTATTATTTTGATGTTAGTTTCGGCCATGATGACTTCCATTTCTATAACACGCGAAAAAGAATTAGGAACGATGGAAATTCTATTAGTTTCTCCATTAAAACCTTTTCAAGTAATTATTGGCAAAGTGTTCCCCTATATTTTTCTCTCCATTATAAATGCTGTTATCATTATCGTATTAAGTATTTTCATTTTTAAAATGCCAGTTCAAGGTAGTTTGTTTTTATTAGGAGTAGAAAGTGTCATCTTTATTATAACATCACTAGCATTAGGCATATTAATTTCAACCATTTCTGCAACACAACAAACCGCAATGATGATTTCTTTAATGGGATTGATGCTACCCGTTATTTTATTATCTGGTTTTATTTTTCCGGTTTCAAGTATGCCGGTACCGTTACAGGTAATCAGTAATATTATTCCCGCAAAATGGTTTATTATTATTATAAAAGGAATTATGCTAAAAGGCGTAGGATTGCAATTTATTTGGAAAGAAACGTTGATTTTATTAGGAATGACAGTGTTTTTTATTGGCTTGAGTATCAAAAAATATAAAATTAGACTGGAATAA